CGCGTTCACCGACCTCGAGACCGGCGACGACGCCCGCATGATCCCCGACTTCGTGAAGCTGGGGGAGGCGTACGGCTGCCTCGCCATCCGCGTCACGAGGGAGGACCAGATCGACGACGCGATCCGACTCGCGCTCGAGACGAACGACCGACCCGTCGTCATCGACTTCATCGTGTCGAAGGATGCGATGGTGTGGCCGATGGTGCCGCAGGGCGTCTCGAACTCGTTCGTGCAGTACGCCAAGGACCACAGCCCGGAGTGGGGTGACGAGTGATGACGACCCACGTGCTCTCCCTCCTCGTGGAGGACAAGCCCGGACTGCTGACGCGCGTCGCCGGGCTCTTCGCCCGACGCGGCTTCAACATCGACTCGCTCGCGGTCGGCAAGACCGAGATCCCGGGGCTCTCGCGCATCACGGTCGTCGTGGACGTCGACGAGCTGCCGCTCGAGCAGGTCACGAAGCAGCTGAACAAGCTCATCAACGTCGTGAAGATCGTCGAGCTCGAGCCCGCGGGCTCGGTGCAGCGCGAGCACATGCTCATCAAGGTGAAGGTCGACCACTCGACCCGCTCGCAGATCCTCGAGGCCACGAACCTCTTCCGCGCCCGCGTCGTCGACGTGACGACAGATGCGCTCGTGATCGAGGTCACCGGCGACTCCGCGAAGTGCCAGGCGCTGCTGCGCCTGCTCGAGCCGTACGGCATCAAGGAGATCGCCCAGTCGGGCCTCCTCGCCATCGGCCGCGGCGGCAAGTCCATCTCGGAGCGCGTGCTGCGCGCCTGAGCGCCGCCCGCATCCATCCAGACCATCCAGAACCAGAACACATCAAGGAGCGATCCCCCATGACCGAGGTCATCTACGACGACAAGGCCGACCTGGGCCTCATCCAGGGCAAGAAGGTCGCCGTCATCGGCTACGGCTCGCAGGGCCACGCCCACGCGCAGAACCTGCGCGACTCGGGCGTCGACGTGCGCATCGGCCTCAAGGAGGACTCGAAGTCGCGTCCCAAGGCGACCGAGGCCGGCTTCACCGTCGGCACGAACCGCGAGGTCGCCGAGTGGGCCGACGTCATCGTCATCCTCGCGCCCGACCAGCACCAGCGCGGCATCTACGCCGACGACATCGCCCCCGTGCTGACCGAGGGCAAGACGCTGCTCTTCAGCCACGGCTTCAACATCCGCTTCGACTACATCCAGGCGCCCGAGGGCGTCGACGTCGTGCTCGTCGCCCCCAAGGGTCCGGGTCACACCGTGCGTCGCGAGTACGAGGCCGGCCGTGGCGTGCCCGTGATCGTGGCCGTCGAGGTCGACGCGACCGGCACCGCGTGGGACCTCGCATGGTCGTACGCCAAGGCGATCGGCGGCCTGCGCGCCGGCGGCATCAAGACGACGTTCACCGAGGAGACCGAGACCGACCTGTTCGGCGAGCAGGCCGTGCTCTGCGGTGGCACCTCGCAGCTCGTGCAGTACGGCTTCGAGACGCTCATCGAGGCCGGCTACCAGCCCGAGATCGCCTACTTCGAGGTGCTCCACGAGCTGAAGCTCATCGTCGACCTCATGTGGGAGGGCGGCATCGCCAAGCAGCGCTGGTCGATCTCCGACACGGCCGAGTACGGCGACTACGTCTCGGGCCCCCGCGTCATCAGCCCCGACGTGAAGACGAACATGCAGGCCGTGCTCGCCGACATCCAGTCGGGCGCGTTCGCGAAGCGCTTCATCGACGACCAGGACGCCGGTGCTCCCGAGTTCAACGCGCTGCGCGAGAAGCAGGCCGGCCACCCCATCGAGGCGACCGGCAAGCAGCTGCGCTCGCTCTTCGCGTGGGAGCAGCCGGACGCCGACTACACCGACGGCTCGGCGGCTCGCTGACGCTCGCGCTCACCTGAGAGCAACGATCTGAGGTTTTCGGCCCTTTCTGACATCAGAAAGGGCCGAAAACCTCATATCTGTGTGCGCGGCGGGGCGCGCGCGGTCAGCGGGCGAGGTGGGCGTCGACGAGGGCGGGGGAGAGCACGTGCTGGCGCACGAGGATCGCCGCGCCTCGGGCACCCGCGAGGGCGCCGCCCTGCGACTGCACGATCGACAGGTGCTGCGTCGCCAGCGGGATCGAGCGCCGGTAGACGACCTCGCGCACGCCCGCGAGCAGCTGCTCGCCCGCGCGGGCGATCGAGCCGCCCAGCACGATGACCGCGGGGTTGTGCAGGCTCACGACGAGCGCGAGCGCCTCGCCGAGCACGCGGCCGGCCTCGCGCGTGATGTCGAGCGCATCCGCATCCCCGGCGCGCAGCAGCGCCACGACGTGGTCGCTCGACGTCGCCGCGATGCCGCGCGCGACGAGCGCCTCGGCGATGGCCGTGCCGCTCGCGATCGCCTCGAGGTCGCGCTCGTCCTCGGGCGTGCGCAGCGGCGACGGGCTGTAGGGCACGCGGATGTGCCCGAGGTCGCCCGCAGCGCCGTCGGCGCCGCGCTGCAGCACGCCGCCCGCGATGATGCCGGCGCCGATGCCCGTCGCGACCTTCACGTACACCAGGTCGTCGTGGCGGCCGCCGCTCGCGGCATGCTCGCCGAGGGCGAGGATGTTCACGTCGTTGTCGACGAGCACGGGCACGGGGAACGCGCGCTGCACGTGCGCGGGGATGTCGAAGCGATCCCAGCCGGGCATGATCGGCGGGTTCACGGGTCGGCCGGTGGCGTGCTCGACGGGGCCGGGCACGCCGATGCCGACGCCGACCACGTGGCTCGCGTCGCGGCCGGCGGTCTCGAGCAGCGTGCGCGCGTGCGAGCAGGCGGCGTCGAGCGCCGCGACGGGGCCGTCGGCGATGTCGAGCGCGAGCGACACGGAGGCGACGGCCGTCGCCGAGAGGTCGGTGATGGCGATGTTCGCGTGCCGGGCGCCGAAGTCGAACGCCACGATCGTGCCGCCGGAGGGGTCGAACGCGAGCATCGACGGCGGACGTCCGCCCGTGGACGTCGTGGCGCCGGCGGCGCGCAGCAGGCCGGCGGCGGCGAGGGCGTCGATGCGCGCCGCGACCGTCGCGCGGCCGAGGCCCGTGGCCTCGACGAGCTCGGCACGCGTGCGGGCGCGGCCGTCGAGGAAGTGCTGCAGCAGCACGCCCGCGCTCGTCGGATGCGGGGGGATCGCCAGCGACATCCGGCCTCCTCGCCTGGCGTCGCAGGGATGCGACGGGCTTCCACGCTACTGCACGCGACTTGAGTCCGCTTCATGTTCGACTTTTGCTTGGTGAGCAGCAGAAGTGGTGCTACGTTCATCCCGAACCCGGAGCAATCTCGATGAGGAGACCCGAGCCGATGAGCGACATCGCACTGCAGCTGTACTCGATCCGCGAGCGCATCGAGAGCGACGGGCTCGCCCCGTCGCTCGCGCACGCCGCATCCGCGGGCTTCGACCGCATCGAGCTCTACAACCTCATGGGGTGGGCCGAGGAGCTGCGCACCGAGCTGCCCGCCAACGGCCTCACGGCGACCACGGCCCACGCCCGCCTGCTGGGCGAGGACCAGTCGGCGATCTTCGCCACGGCGGCTTCGCTCGGCGTCGAGACGATCATCGACCCGTACACCGACCCCGCGCTCTGGACGACGCGCGACGACGTGCTGCGCATCGCCGACCACCTCAACTCGTCGGCAGCCGGCGCGCGCGAGCACGGCCTCGCCCTCGGCTACCACAACCACGCGTGGGAGGCCGCGGCCCTCGGTGACACGACGGCCCTCGAGGTGCTCGCCGACGCGCTCGACCCCGAGGTCGTGCTCGAGGTCGACGCGTACTGGGCCGCCGTCGGCGGCGCCGACGTGCCCGCCCTGCTCACGGCCCTCGGCAGCCGCGTCGTCGCGCTGCACCTCAAGGACGCGCCGCTCGTCGACGGCGCCCTCTCGCAGGACCGCCACGACCAGCTGCCCGTGGGCGAGGGCGCCATCGAGTGGACGTCGATCCTCGACGCAGCCCCCACGGCACGCCTCCTCGTCGTCGAGTTCGACGAGTTCCGCGGCGACATCTACGACGGCGCAGCCACCAGCCTCGCCGGCATCCGCACGCTCACCACCGCGCGCTGACCAGACAGACCCATCACCACATCGTCGGCTCGCCGACACCCGCCCGCCCGGCTGCGTCGCCGGGAGGGATGCACGCACCACAGGACGAAGGAGTTCCGATGACGCGCATGAAGACCATCGCGGGGGCAGCAGCCGCCGCAGCCGTCGTACTCGCCGCGAGCGGCTGCTCGGCAGGCGGCGACGCCGGCGCCGAGGGCGGCTCGATCACCTGGTGGGCCACCCAGCAGACCGCCACGATCGGCGACTCCGAGGCGGCGTACCAGGCGGCGATCGACCGCTTCACCGACGAGACCGGCATCGAGGTCGAGTTCGAGGTCATCCCGTGGGCCGACCTCTACAACCGCATCCTCACCGCCGTCTCCTCGGGCACGGGTCCCGACGTGCTGAACATCGGCACGACGTGGACGGGCTCGCTGCACGACACGGGGGCGCTCTCGACGATCGAGGGCGAGTCGCTCGACTGGCTCGGCGGCTCCGACCGCTTCGTGCCCGCCGTCTACGAGGCCGCGCAGGTGCCCGGCGAGACGCAGGATGCCGTGCCGTTCCTCTCGAACGTGTACTCGCTGTACTACAACCCCACCCTCTTCGCCGCGGCCGGCATCACCGAGCCGCCCGCGACGTGGGAGGAGTTCGTCGAGGTCGGCCAGCAGCTCACCGTCGACACCGACGGCGACGGCGCGATCGACCAGTGGGGCTACTCGGGCGCCGCGGCGAACGTGCAGCAGAACGCGCACATGGCCTTCATCCTCGGCCAGCAGTTCGGCGGCGACTTCGTCGATGACGAGGGCGAGTCGACGCTCGACAGCGACGAGCAGGTCGAGGCCGTCGAGGCCTACGTCGGACTCATGACCGACTCGCAGATCATGGCACCGTCGAACGCCGAGATCGACCTCGGCGCCGACGCCGTCGACCAGTTCATCAACGGCGACGCTGCGATGATCCTGCAGCAGAACCCCATCGAGCAGTTCACGTCGCGCGACTTCGCCGACTGGGCCATCGCACCCACGCCCGTGCTGTCGGACGGCGAGGACGTGGAGTCGATGATCGCCGGCACGAACATCACGGTGCTCGTCGACTCGCCCAACCAGGAGCAGGCGTTCCAGTTCGTCGAGCACATGACGAGCGTCGAGGAGCAGGCCGAGCTCGCCTCCGCCTTCGGCCTCCTGCCCGTCGTCACCGACGCGTACGACGAGCCGCTGCTCGCCGACTCGGGCGACACGACCCTCGAGGTGCGCCGCGACGCACAGGCCAACGCCTCCGCCCCGTTCCCGCTCGTCGGCAACATCGGCGAGATCGAGGCAGCCGTCGGCAACGCCGTGCGCGAGTCGTTCCAGGCGTACGCGACCGGCGGCGACGCCGACGTCGCCGGCCGCCTGGCCGCCGCCAACGGGCAGGTCCGCTGACACCACCCCGCCGGGGCCGGCGCGCGAGCGCCGGCCCCGACCGGGAGGTCCGCACCATGACCACCACCGCCACCCGCCCCGACACCGCGGCGCCCTCCCCGGCACCCGCGAAGTCGCAGCTGCCGCGCCGCGGCACCCAGCAGCGCAAGGACCGCAGGCTCGCGTACCTGCTGATCCTCCCCGCCGTGCTGCTCGAGCTGCTCATCCACATCATCCCGATGGTCCTGGGCGTGTGGATCGCCTTCATCGAGCTCGACCAGCGCTCCCTGCGCAACTGGCTGCAGGCGCCGTTCATCGGCCTCGACAACTTCATCCGCGGCCTCGACCCCACGAGCGCCATCGGCTCCGAGTTCCTCGGCTCCGTCGGCCGCACCGCGTTCTACGTCGTGCTGACGCTCGGCGTCTCGTGGGTGCTCGCCATGGCCGCCGCCGTGTTCCTCACGTCGAGCTTCAAGGGCCGCGGCCTGCTGCGCACGCTCTTCCTCGTGCCCTACGCCATCCCCACGTACGTCGGCACCCTCGCCTGGGGCTTCATGCTCAACCAGCAGGACGGCGTCGTGAACCAGGTGATCGTCGACGTGCTCGGCCTCACGAACGACCGGCCGTACTGGCTCATCGGCGACAACTCGTTCATCTCGCTCGTCGTCGTCTCGATCTGGTCGATGTGGCCGTTCGCGTTCCTCATGCTGCTCGCGGCGCTGCAGAACGTGCCGACCGAGGTCTACGAGGCCGCGTCGCTCGACGGCGCCTCGAACTGGAAGCAGTTCTGGACGATCACGCTGCCGATGATCCGCCACGCCAACGCAGCCCTCGTGCTCATCCTCGGCCTGTGGCTCTTCAACCAGTTCAACATCCCGTACGTGCTGTTCGGGCCGCAGTCGCCCGGCCAGGCCCTGCTCATCTCGCCGCTGATCTACCAGAACTCGTTCCTGCTGTGGGACTTCGGCGCCGGCGGTGCCATGAGCTTCCTGCTGCTGCTCGCGCTGCTCGTCGTGTCGGTGTTCTACATCCGACTCGTGCTGCCGAAGGGAGGCGAGCTCGATGATTGAGACTCGCGGATTCAAGATCGCGCGGGCGATCACGCTCACGCTGCTGTCGATCTTCGTGCTCGTGCCGCTGTGGGTCATCGTGACGACGGCGTTCAAGCCGCTCTCCGACGTCTCGGGCACGTTCGTGTGGTTCCCGACGACGTGGACGATCCAGCCGTTCATCGACATGTGGTCGACCGTGCCTCTCGCGCGCTACTTCACGAACTCGCTCGTCGTCACCGTCGTCGCCACGGCGTTCTCGGTGATCGTGTCGATCCTCGCGTCGTACGCCCTCGCGAGGCTGTCCTTCCGCGCCAAGCGGCCCTTCAGCCTCGTGATCCTGTCGACGCAGATGTTCCCCGGCATCCTGTTCCTGCTGCCGCTGTTCCTGATCTTCACGCAGATCCAGCGCACGATCGGGCTGCAGCTCACCGGCAGCCTGCTCGGCATGATCGTCACCTACATGACGTTCACGCTGCCGTTCTCGATCTGGATGCTCACGGGCTACATGCGGGCGATCCCGCAGGCGCTCGAGGAGGCGGCGATGATCGACGGCACCGGCAGGCTCGGCGCCCTGTTCCGCGTCATCCTGCCCGTCGCACGGCCCGGCATCGTCGCGGTCGCGGTGTACTCGTTCATCACGGCGTGGGGCGAGGTGCTGTTCGCCGCGGTGCTCTCGAGCAACGCGACCCGCACCCTGCCCATCGGCCTCCAGGCGTACTCGTCGGAGTCCGACGTGCTCTGGAACCAGCTCATGGCGGCGTCGATCGTCGTCTCGATCCCCATCCTCGTCGGCTTCCTGCTCGTCCAGCGGCACCTCGTCGCCGGACTCTCGGCAGGAGCCGTCAAGTGACCGCAGAAGGAGGCAGCGTGGCGCTGCAGACCCCCGTCGGCATCGGCTTCATCGGTGCGGGCATGATCAGCGAGCAGTACCTCACGAACCTCGCGCAGTACCCCGACGTGCGCGTCGTCATCCTCGGCGACCTCGACGTCGACCGCGCGAGGGCGCAGGCCGACAAGCACGGCGTGCCCTTCGCGGGCACGCCCGCCGAGGTGCTCGCGCACCCCGACGTGCAGCTGATCGTGAACCTCACGATCCCGGCGGCGCACGTCGAGGTGTCGCTGCAGGCGCTCGAGGCCGGCAAGCACGTGTGGAGCGAGAAGCCCATCGGCGTCGACATCGCGTCGGCCCGCGGGCTGCTCGCGCGCGCCGACGAGCTCGGCCTGCGCGTGGGCATCGCGCCCGACACCGTGCTGGGCCAGGGCGTGCAGAGCGGCCTGCGGGCGATCGAGCGCGGCGTCATCGGCACGCCGATCGGTGCGACGACCGTCATGCAGTACGCGGGCCCCGACCTGTTCCACCCGAACCCGGAGTTCCTCTTCGCGCCCGGCGCGGGGCCCGTGTTCGACATGGGGCCGTACTACCTGACGACGCTCGTGAGCGCTCTCGGCGCCATCCGTCGCGTCTCGGCGGTCGGCCGCACGCCGCAGACGACCCGCACGATCAAGGTCGGCGACCGAGCGGGGGAGTCGTTCCCCGTCGACGTGCCCACGCACGTGCACGTCAACATCGAGCTCGAGCGCGGCGTCGCCCAGTCGACGTTCTCGTGGGACACCGCCTACCGTCGCGCGGGCATCGTCGAGATCTCGGGCTCCGAGGGCACGCTGCGCATCCCCGACCCCAACATGTTCGAGGGCGACCTCGAGGTCACGCGCGTCGGCGAGGACTTCCGCGCCGACTCCGCATGGGAGCCCGTCGAGGTCGAGGGCGCCGTCGGCGGCCGGGGCATCGGCATCGTCGACATGGTGCGCGCCATCCGCGAGGGCCGGCCGCACCGCGCGTCGGGCGAGCTCGCGCTGCACGTGCTCGAGGCGATGATCGCGATCGACGAGTCGATCCGCACGGGCCAGCCCGTCGCGCTCGACTCGTCGGTCGAGGCCATGGTGCCCGTCGAGACCGACTTCGACCCGACGGCTGCGCACGAGGCGGTGCGAGCGTGAGCAGCGCGCCGAGAGTCGGCATCCTCGGCGGCGGGTTCATGGCGCGCGTGCACGCGCACGCCGCCCGCTCGGCCCGCGCGGAGCTCGTCGCGATCGCGTCGTCGTCGGCGGCTCGTGCCGCCGACGCGGCCGCCGCGCTGGGCGTCGCGCAGGCGCTGCCGGATGCCGCATCCCTCGTGGCCGCCGACGTCGACGTCGTGCACGTGTGCACGCCGAACACGACGCACGCGTCGTACGCGGCGCAGGCCATCGCGGCCGGCCGCCACGTCGTGTGCGAGAAGCCGCTCGCGACGTCGGTCGACGAGGCGCAGGCGCTCGTGGACGCGCTCGACGAGGCCGGCCTCGTGGGCGCCGTGCCGTTCGTGTACCGCTACCACCCGATGGTGCGCGAGGCGCGAGCGCGCCTCGCGGCCTCGGGCGAGGCGCTGCTGTCGGTCGACGCCGCCTACCTGCAGGACTGGATGCTGCTGCCCGACGACGAGAACTGGCGCGCGGGCGCCGAGCTCGGCGGCCCGTCGCGGGCGTTCGCCGACATCGGCTCGCACCTGCTCGACCTCGTCGAGTTCGTCGCGGGTCAGCGCATCGTGTCGCTCTCGGCGACGACGCGCACGGTCTTCGACCAGCGCGGCGACGCGTCGGTCGCGAACGAGGACATCGCGGCCGTGCTCTTCCGCCTCTCGGGCGGCGCCGTGGGCACCGCGCTCGTGACGCAGATGGCGCCCGGACGCAAGAACGCCCTCACGATCGAGTGGCACGCGGCCGACGCGAGCTACCGCTTCGAGCAGGAGCGGCCCGACGAGCTGTGGATCGGCGAGCGGGCAGGGTCGCGGCTGCTGCAGCGCGATCCCGAGTCGCTCTCGCCCGACGCCGCGCGCCTGTCGCGCGTGCCCGGCGGCCACCCCATGGGCTACCAGGATGCGTTCGACGCGTTCGTCGCCGACGCGTACGCTGCCATCGCAGGCGCGGCGCCCGACGGGCTCCCCACCTTCCACGACGGCGTCCGCGCCGCCGTGCTCACGGACGCGGTGCTGCGGTCGGCGGCCTCCGGCGAGTGGATCGACACGACCGCACGAGCGCGACGGAGCGTGGCCGCATGACCGACGGATCCTTCCAGGCACGACACCCCGTGACCCTGTTCACGGGGCAGTGGGCCGACCTGCCGTTCGAGGAGGTCGCTCGCCTCGCCGCCGAGTGGGGCTACGACGGGCTCGAGATCGCCGCATCCGGCGACCACCTCGACCTCGCGCGCGCCGACGAGGACGACGCGTACGTGCAGTCGCGCCTCGACATCCTCGACCGGCACGGCCTGCAGGTCTTCGCGATCTCGAACCACCTCGCGGGCCAGGCGGTGTGCGACGACCCGATCGACTTCCGTCACCAGGCGATCCTGCGCGACTACGTCTGGGGCGACGGGGATGCGGAGGGCGTGCGCCAGCGCGCCGCGGAGGACATGCAGCGCTCGGCGCGCGTCGCGCGCAAGCTGGGCGTCGACACCGTCGTGGGCTTCACCGGCTCGTCGATCTGGCAGTACGTCGCGATGTTCCCGCCCGTGCCCGCCGACCGCATCGACGCCGGCTACGAGGACTTCGCGAAGCGCTGGAACCCCATCCTCGACGTGTTCGACGGCGAGGGCGTGCGGTTCGCGCACGAGGTGCACCCGAGCGAGATCGCGTACGACTACTGGACGAGCGTGCGCACGCTCGAGGCCATCGACCGCAGGAAGGCGTTCGGGTTCAACTGGGATCCGTCGCACATGCTGTGGCAGGGCGTCGACCCGGTCGCGTTCATCTGGGACTTCCAGGACCGCATCTTCCACGTCGACTGCAAGGACACGCGCCTGCGCCCCGCCAACGGCCGCGCGGGCATCCTCGGCTCGCACCTGCCGTGGGGCGACCCGCGCCGCGGCTGGGACTTCGTGTCGACGGGCCACGGCGACATGCACTGGGAGGACGCCTTCCGCGCCCTCTCGGCGATCGGCTACGACGGCCCCATCTCGATCGAGTGGGAGGACGCCGGCATGGACCGCCTGCACGGCGCGGCGGAGGCCGTGACGCGCATCCGCGAGCTGCTCTGGAAGCTGCCCACGGCATCCTTCGACGCGGCGTTCTCGAACCAGTAGGGCTCTGCACAGTTGAGGGTTTCGGCCCGATGCGACCTCGCATCGGGCCGAAACCCTCAACTACGTTGGGGCGTGGAGGACGAGACTGCCGAGGCGGTCATCGCGACGCGGTGGCTGTGGTTCGCCGAGGTCGAGGGCGACCTGCGCAGCCCGCGGTACGCCGACTGGGCGCGTGGGCTCGCGGGCGACGAGGACCTGCTCGCGAGGCTCGCACCGCTGACCCGCATCGAGCAGCAGCCGAACCTCGTGCTGTCGGCCATGCGCTTCGCGGGCGTCGACCCGCTGCTGCCGTGGACGTGGGCGCAGGCGGTCGTGCACGAGCGGTGGGATGCGATCGAGGCGTGCGTGCGCACCCGCCGCACGCAGACGAACGAGGCACGGCGCCTCGCGACGCTGCTGCCGGCGTTCGCGTCGCAGCCGCAGCCGCTCGCCATCGTCGAGGTCGGTGCATCCATGGGGCTCTGCCTGCAGCCCGGCCGCTGGTCGTACGCCTACGAGACCGCGGCGGGGGAGCGTGTGCTCGGCGACCCGGCCGCGCCACGGCTCGAGGCGCGCCTCGACGGAGCCGTGCCGCGCATGCCCGACATCGCTTGGTCGGCCGGCCTCGACATCCACCCGCTCTCGGCGGCGAGCGACGACGACGTGCGCTGGCTCGAGACGCTCATCTGGCCGATCGGCGACGGCGAGCCCAACGCCGAGCGGCTCGACCGCCTGCACGCGGCCGTGGCGATCGCGCGCGCGCACGGCCCGACGGTGCGCGACGGCGACCTGCTCGACGGCACGATGGCGCTCGTCGACGAGGCGCGCGACCGTGCGGCGACGACCGTCGTGTTCCACACCGCCGTGCTCGCCTACGTCGCCGCCGAGGGCCGCGCGGCGTTCGCCGAGACGATGCGCGGCAGCGATGCGACGTGGATCTCGAACGAGGGCCTCGGCGTGCTGCCCGAGGTCCGTGTACGGCTCGACGCCCTCGACGCGGGCCCGGGTGCCGCCGACTTCTGCATCGCGGTCGACGAGCAGCCGTTCGCGCTCGCCGACGCGCACGGCGGATGGGTGCGCCTGCTCGAGCGGTGAGCGGGCATAGCGCCGAGCGGTAGGGTTCCCGGGTGCCCGACGACGATCGCGATGCCCTCAGCTGGGACGGTGACGCCGACGACGAGACGCTCGTGACGAACGAGCCGGAGGCGCCCGCAACCACCGCCGCAGCGGCGAGCGCAGCTCCTGCGGCCGTCGCGATCGCCGCCGACCCCGCCCAGCGCATCCGGGCCGTCGCCGGCCTGCTCTTCCTGCTCATCGCCATCGCCGCGGCGGTCGGCTGGGTCGTCGTGATGCTCGAGAACCCCGCGCAGCAGCAGACGATCCTCGGTCTCGCGATGTACCAGCTCGGCGAGCTGCTCGCCGTGCTCGCGCCCATCGGCTGGTGGCTCGCCGCGCGCCGCCTGTCGACGCAGCCCGTGCCGTGGTGGATCGCCGGCGTCGTCGTGACGGCACCGTGGCCGCTGCTCGTGGGGGTGCTCGCATGACCGACCGCGCCGAGACGAACGAGCCCGAGGGGGCCGAGGTCGTGGAGCCCGAGACGCCCGTCGCCGACGACGTCGAGACGGATGTCGACGAGGTCGACGAGCCGAGGGATGCCGCGGACGAGCAGGCGGAGGACGACGAGTCGACCGAGCGCGTCGAGCGTCGCAGCGACGTCGTGATCGTGATGGCGGTCTTCGTCGTGCTGTTCGGCTACCAGCTGTACGCGGCGGTCTCGAACCTCATCGGGTTGCCCGAGGTGTACGCGGCCGCCGGCATCACCGATGCCGTGCCGTGGGCGATCCTCGTCGCCAACGTGGCCGCGCCGGCCGTGGCGTTCGCCGCAGCCTCCGCCGTCGCGCGCGGCCGCCGGCTCGCGGCCCGCGCGGGCATCCTGCTGCTCGGCTTCGGCGTGAGCGCGCAGCTGAGCCTGCTCTGCGAGGAGCTCGCGCGGCAGGCGGCGATCGCCGCCTTCTCGCACTAGGCGGGCCCGTGATCGCCGATGCCCTCGCCACCGTGCAGGAGTGGCACGCGGACGAGCGATGGGGACGCGTCGTGGTCGAATCCGGCGATGCGGTCTGGGTGCACTTCTCGGCGATCGAAGGCCGTGTCCTCGGTGCGCTGGAGGTCGGCGAGCAGGTGCGCGTCTGGTGCGAGCCCGGACTGCAGCAGGGCGAGCATCAGGCAGAGCGCGTCGTGCCGATGACGGGCTACGACCCGAATGCGACGAGGCCGACGCCGCCGAGCGAGGCCTACCGATCCAGCCTGACGATCGTCGACGACCCGGAGTAGGGCCGCCGTCCGGTGGCGCGCGAATCGCGCGTTGGCCGTTTCCTGAACGAGCCGAAGGATGGGCGATTCTTTCGCCGACGCCGTGACGCCGCGAGGTCGACCCGCCTGATCGACTGCTCGGTGGAGAGGCGAACACCGATGACGATGGATCTGCACGAGGCCGCACTGGCCTATCACCAGCACCCCAGGCCGGGGAAGATCAGCGTCGAGC
The sequence above is a segment of the Agrococcus jejuensis genome. Coding sequences within it:
- the ilvN gene encoding acetolactate synthase small subunit — translated: MTTHVLSLLVEDKPGLLTRVAGLFARRGFNIDSLAVGKTEIPGLSRITVVVDVDELPLEQVTKQLNKLINVVKIVELEPAGSVQREHMLIKVKVDHSTRSQILEATNLFRARVVDVTTDALVIEVTGDSAKCQALLRLLEPYGIKEIAQSGLLAIGRGGKSISERVLRA
- the ilvC gene encoding ketol-acid reductoisomerase translates to MTEVIYDDKADLGLIQGKKVAVIGYGSQGHAHAQNLRDSGVDVRIGLKEDSKSRPKATEAGFTVGTNREVAEWADVIVILAPDQHQRGIYADDIAPVLTEGKTLLFSHGFNIRFDYIQAPEGVDVVLVAPKGPGHTVRREYEAGRGVPVIVAVEVDATGTAWDLAWSYAKAIGGLRAGGIKTTFTEETETDLFGEQAVLCGGTSQLVQYGFETLIEAGYQPEIAYFEVLHELKLIVDLMWEGGIAKQRWSISDTAEYGDYVSGPRVISPDVKTNMQAVLADIQSGAFAKRFIDDQDAGAPEFNALREKQAGHPIEATGKQLRSLFAWEQPDADYTDGSAAR
- a CDS encoding ROK family protein, with product MSLAIPPHPTSAGVLLQHFLDGRARTRAELVEATGLGRATVAARIDALAAAGLLRAAGATTSTGGRPPSMLAFDPSGGTIVAFDFGARHANIAITDLSATAVASVSLALDIADGPVAALDAACSHARTLLETAGRDASHVVGVGIGVPGPVEHATGRPVNPPIMPGWDRFDIPAHVQRAFPVPVLVDNDVNILALGEHAASGGRHDDLVYVKVATGIGAGIIAGGVLQRGADGAAGDLGHIRVPYSPSPLRTPEDERDLEAIASGTAIAEALVARGIAATSSDHVVALLRAGDADALDITREAGRVLGEALALVVSLHNPAVIVLGGSIARAGEQLLAGVREVVYRRSIPLATQHLSIVQSQGGALAGARGAAILVRQHVLSPALVDAHLAR
- a CDS encoding sugar phosphate isomerase/epimerase family protein, with amino-acid sequence MSDIALQLYSIRERIESDGLAPSLAHAASAGFDRIELYNLMGWAEELRTELPANGLTATTAHARLLGEDQSAIFATAASLGVETIIDPYTDPALWTTRDDVLRIADHLNSSAAGAREHGLALGYHNHAWEAAALGDTTALEVLADALDPEVVLEVDAYWAAVGGADVPALLTALGSRVVALHLKDAPLVDGALSQDRHDQLPVGEGAIEWTSILDAAPTARLLVVEFDEFRGDIYDGAATSLAGIRTLTTAR
- a CDS encoding extracellular solute-binding protein, encoding MTRMKTIAGAAAAAAVVLAASGCSAGGDAGAEGGSITWWATQQTATIGDSEAAYQAAIDRFTDETGIEVEFEVIPWADLYNRILTAVSSGTGPDVLNIGTTWTGSLHDTGALSTIEGESLDWLGGSDRFVPAVYEAAQVPGETQDAVPFLSNVYSLYYNPTLFAAAGITEPPATWEEFVEVGQQLTVDTDGDGAIDQWGYSGAAANVQQNAHMAFILGQQFGGDFVDDEGESTLDSDEQVEAVEAYVGLMTDSQIMAPSNAEIDLGADAVDQFINGDAAMILQQNPIEQFTSRDFADWAIAPTPVLSDGEDVESMIAGTNITVLVDSPNQEQAFQFVEHMTSVEEQAELASAFGLLPVVTDAYDEPLLADSGDTTLEVRRDAQANASAPFPLVGNIGEIEAAVGNAVRESFQAYATGGDADVAGRLAAANGQVR
- a CDS encoding carbohydrate ABC transporter permease, giving the protein MTTTATRPDTAAPSPAPAKSQLPRRGTQQRKDRRLAYLLILPAVLLELLIHIIPMVLGVWIAFIELDQRSLRNWLQAPFIGLDNFIRGLDPTSAIGSEFLGSVGRTAFYVVLTLGVSWVLAMAAAVFLTSSFKGRGLLRTLFLVPYAIPTYVGTLAWGFMLNQQDGVVNQVIVDVLGLTNDRPYWLIGDNSFISLVVVSIWSMWPFAFLMLLAALQNVPTEVYEAASLDGASNWKQFWTITLPMIRHANAALVLILGLWLFNQFNIPYVLFGPQSPGQALLISPLIYQNSFLLWDFGAGGAMSFLLLLALLVVSVFYIRLVLPKGGELDD
- a CDS encoding carbohydrate ABC transporter permease → MIETRGFKIARAITLTLLSIFVLVPLWVIVTTAFKPLSDVSGTFVWFPTTWTIQPFIDMWSTVPLARYFTNSLVVTVVATAFSVIVSILASYALARLSFRAKRPFSLVILSTQMFPGILFLLPLFLIFTQIQRTIGLQLTGSLLGMIVTYMTFTLPFSIWMLTGYMRAIPQALEEAAMIDGTGRLGALFRVILPVARPGIVAVAVYSFITAWGEVLFAAVLSSNATRTLPIGLQAYSSESDVLWNQLMAASIVVSIPILVGFLLVQRHLVAGLSAGAVK